A portion of the Metasolibacillus fluoroglycofenilyticus genome contains these proteins:
- a CDS encoding AAA family ATPase codes for MHHQIEAIIKNIEKVMIGKKEVAELSVVALLAGGHVLLEDVPGVGKTMMVRSLAKSVSAEFRRIQFTPDLLPSDVVGVSVYNPKTLEFEFRAGPIIGNIILADEINRTSPKTQSALLEAMEEASVTIDGETLKIAKPFFVMATQNPIEYEGTYPLPEAQLDRFLLKIKMGYPTVAEEVEVLRRAQYKQPIEEIKAVLSLEELLALQHEVKQVYIEDSVKTYIVELASATRRDGQIYLGVSPRASLALMKAAQAYALLKGRDFVTPDDVQYLAPFVFSHRLILQPEARYEGITAEQVMERIVEWGRVPVQRYGEQ; via the coding sequence ATGCATCATCAAATAGAAGCGATTATAAAAAATATAGAAAAGGTCATGATAGGGAAGAAGGAGGTTGCCGAACTTAGCGTTGTTGCTCTGCTCGCGGGAGGACATGTGTTATTAGAGGACGTTCCCGGTGTAGGAAAAACAATGATGGTTCGTTCTTTGGCGAAATCAGTTAGTGCGGAATTCCGCAGAATTCAATTTACACCTGATTTATTGCCTTCGGATGTTGTAGGGGTTTCAGTTTATAATCCGAAAACATTGGAATTTGAATTCCGAGCAGGCCCAATTATCGGTAATATTATATTGGCAGACGAAATTAACCGAACATCGCCAAAAACGCAATCAGCCTTGCTTGAAGCGATGGAGGAGGCGTCTGTGACAATTGATGGTGAAACGCTTAAAATCGCAAAGCCATTTTTCGTTATGGCAACGCAAAATCCAATTGAATACGAGGGTACATACCCATTACCCGAGGCGCAGCTTGATCGCTTTTTATTAAAGATTAAAATGGGCTACCCGACAGTAGCTGAGGAGGTAGAAGTATTAAGAAGGGCACAGTACAAGCAGCCAATTGAAGAGATTAAGGCGGTGCTTTCTTTAGAAGAGCTACTAGCATTGCAGCATGAGGTAAAGCAAGTTTATATCGAAGATAGCGTTAAAACGTATATTGTCGAATTAGCTAGCGCAACGCGTCGTGATGGACAAATTTATTTGGGTGTAAGCCCGCGTGCCTCACTTGCTTTAATGAAAGCAGCACAAGCCTACGCTTTATTAAAAGGAAGAGATTTTGTAACGCCTGATGATGTGCAATATTTAGCGCCATTTGTCTTTAGCCACCGTTTGATTTTGCAGCCAGAAGCACGTTATGAAGGGATTACAGCAGAACAGGTTATGGAGCGTATTGTTGAATGGGGCAGAGTACCTGTTCAAAGGTATGGTGAACAATGA